The Tautonia plasticadhaerens nucleotide sequence AGCACCCGGCCCTGGGGGACTACCGCATCACGATGGAGGAGGCCGTCGATCGGATCGCCGAGGCCGATCTGGTCGCCGAGCCGGGCGCCGAGTTCCGCTACGGCGGGGTCTCGATGCAGGTCGCCGGTCGGGTCGCCGAGGTGGTCAGCGGCCAGCCCTGGCGGGAGTTCTTCCGGGAGCGGATCGCCGTCCCTTGCGAGATGCCGGACACGCAGTACGGGCGGCGGGGCCTGAGCCGCAACCCGCAGATCGCCGGGGGAGCAAGCTCGACGCTGGCCGACTACCGCAATTTCCTGACGATGATCCTGGACCGGGGCGAGTTCCGGGGCCGACGGGTCCTGTCCGAGGAGGCGATCCGGCAGATGGAGGTGGACCAGACCCGGGGTGCGGAGTCGAAGGCGGCGACCCCGGTGCGGTTGAGGGCCGGGACGAAGTATGGGCTGGGCCAGTGGCTCGACCGGATGGACGAGCAGGGCCAGGGCGTCGAGGTCAGCAGCCCCGGGGCCTTCGGCTTCCGCCCCTGGATCGACCGGGAGCACGGCCTGCTGGGCGTCCTCGTCGTCGAGGACCGGGGTCGCCGGGCCCGGCGGGCTGAGGGCGGCGTGGGCAACGTCCAGGAGGCCGTCCGGCGGATCGTTGAGGAAGCCGACGGCGAGTGAACCCTGTCCAGCCATCGGCAAGCGGCAAGCCTTCGCCTCGGAGCGTTGACCAGAGGGGGCCAGGGCATGAAGAAACGCCGCGCCGGTCTCGTCCCAGTGCTGCTGATCGCCCTCTCCGTGGTCTCGGCGGCGTCATGGGGTCAATCCGACGATCGCCCGGAGGCCCTCCGCGCCCACCTCGCCGACGCGCAGCGGCGGGGGGACGAGGCCGAGGTGCGCCGACTGGCCCGCCGGGCGATCGACTCGCTGGGCGATCGGGCCGGGGTCCCCGAGGTCCCCGACGAATACCGCAGGCCCCCGGAGCGGGTGCGCCCCCTCTCTGTGGCCGAGGCCAGGGCCGGCTTCGGGCGACTCCTGGGATTCGTCCGGGAGCACAAGTGGTGGGTCGTCGGGCTGGACCCGGCCCGCACCGAGCACCTGCCCCGGGAGGTCGCCTCGGTCATCACCGGCTGCCTGGCCGGAGTCCGGGCCGACGCACCGGGTAGAGAGGACCTGCTGCGGGAGGCCCGGGAGGCGGGGGACTACCTGCTCTGGACCCAGGCGCAGGGGGGCCGGGGCGTCATCCCCTTCCCGGCGTTCCGGGGCGGTCGCAACGCCGCCTTCCAATCCGCCGAGCGGTTCCTCCGGCGGGCCGAGCGGGAGGGGTGGCTCGATGAGGCCCTGCGGGGCGGCTGGGCGGTGGACGACCTCGACGACGGCGGCTTGCAGTTCGACAACGGCCTCTGCGGCGTGGCCCTGCTCGGACTCTTCGAGGCGACCGGGGACGAGCGCTACCTGCACGGGGCCGTGGCGGCAGCGGACTGGGCGGCGGGCCGACCCGTGGTCCCGAACTGGAACTACAACAGCTTCAGCGTCGACCTGCTGGCCAACGCCCATCGGGTGACCGGCGGCCGGCGCCACCTGGAGGCGGCGAAGCGGAAGTTCCGCCTGGGGATCGTGGCGGGCCAGTTGACCGAGGGCGAGCGCGCCGGTCGCTGGGCCGACCCGCACACAACGCCCGCCCCGCCTACCACTACATCCTGGTGCGGGGCATCGCCGCGCTGCTGGAGGTGCTGCCGGCCGATGACCCGGACCGACCGGGAGTCGTCGAGTGCCTGCGGCTGGCCCTGCGGGCGCGCAACCCGGAGTTCCTGGACCGGGGGGTGATGAACAAGGACTCGGCCGTCGAGGCGCTGCTGCTGGTGAATCGACTGCCGCCGCCCACCCGGGACGTACTGGGAGACTGTGGGACCGACGAGGCCCTCGCCGTGCTTGCAAGGCTGATCTCATCGGAATCCCGTGCCGGTCGGATGAGCCTGAGCCCTGGCGTGGCCGGTCGGTTCTTCGAGGCGGTGGTCGCCGGGGAGGTCCCAACCTCACCGAGCACCAGCGACAGGGCATCGGTTCCTTGATGCCAAGGGAAGGGTGACGATCATCGACCCACCACCTGGCCCCTCAGCCGCCTGCGGAACGGGCTGGCGAGCAGCCGGGAATTGGTCGGGGAGACGGGCCGAGCCGGGTTGACCGGCCCGATCAACCCATGGGTCGTGGACCGCCTGCCGGTCGATCTCGGCCTCGCAAACGGGTGGACGAACATCTGCTCCAGGTAATCGGCGAAGGTCATGATGGGTCGCATTGCCCCTATCTATGCGGGGGACGGCGGATTCTCCTCCGATCGACCCATCGCCGCCGCAGCTTGGGGCGTCCGCAGGTAGGCGACCACGAACAGGACTCCCAGGGCCAGGTCGATCAGGCCGGGGGCGAGCACCGGGGCCGGGATGCGTCCCCCCAGCCAGAGGGCGACGGCGGCGAGCCCGAACGACGCCTTCTCTAGGACCGCCACGGGCATCAGCGGCCGGAACCGCACCGGGTCCCCGGCGATGACCAGGAAGGCCACCTGCCAGGCCGCCGCCACGCCGAGGAAGCCGTAGAAGTGCTCCGGGTGGGTGATCGGCGGCGGGAAGTCCCGGCCGATCCGCCCCTCCAGCAGATACATCGGCAGCAGGAGCAGCAGCCCGTAGATTCCGGCGATCCGGAAGGTGCGCCTGCCGAAGACCATCTCGTGTCTACCCCCGTGCTCGATCGGTCGGGCGGCACTCACCGACCGGGGGAGTCATCATGACGAATTGCCCGCCGCCGGGCCATACTGCGTTGCGACACGGGGACCGGCCCCGGCGCGAACCGCCCCCGAGGAGCCCAGGGATGCCCCGCTGCGACTTCTGCGACCACGACAACCCGCCCGGCGCCCACTCCTGCGGGAACTGCGGGGCGACCCTGGATTGGTCCTCCGAGGTCCAAGCAACGGGGCCTCCCGAGGACTTGAAGCGCCAGGTCCGGGACCTGCTGGACCAGGGCAGCAAGATCGAGGCGATCAAGGTCTATCGGGAGCGGACCGGGGCCGGGCTCAAGGAGGCCAAGGATGCCGTGGAGGCGTTCGAGCGGGGCGATCCGGGCCTGATGCCCGGCGGCATCGAGGGGCCGCTGGAGGGGGAACTCCTCGACCTGCTCCGCAATGGCCGGAAGATCGAGGCCATCAAGCGATACCGTGAGGCGACCGGCGTCGGCCTGAAGGAGGCCAAGGATGCGGTCGAGGCCCTGGCGGGGCGTCACGGCCTGGCGGCGACATCGCAGGGCCCCGGCTGCCTGAGCCTGATCGTTCTCGCCCTCATGGTCCTCGCCGGATCGGGCTCCCTGGCCCAGGATCAGGTAGCCGACATCTCGGAGGCCGAGCGAGACGATCGTGGCGTCCTGACCCACACCGTCCGGTCGGGGTTCCAGGCTGAGCCGACCCGGATTCGGGTGGTGCTGCCCGAGGGACGTGAGCCCGGCGAGCGATTCCCCGTGGTCTACGTCCTGCCGGTCGAGGCGCAGGAGGAGCACCGCTACGGGGACGGGCTCGAAGAGGTCCTCGATCACGGCCTGCACGAGGAACACCGGGCGATTTTCGTGGCCCCGACGTTCTCGCACCTGCCCTGGTACGCCGACCACCCGACCGACCCCGGCATCCGCCAGGAGCGCCACCTGCTGGAGGTCGTGATCCCGTTCGTCGAGGCGACCTATCCGGCCAGGGCCGAGCCCGGGGGCCGGCTGCTGCTGGGCTTCAGCAAGTCGGGCTGGGGGGCCTACAGCTTGTTGCTGCGGCACCCGGAGGTCTTCGGCAGGGCCGCCGCCTGGGACGCCCCGCTGATGATGGCTGAGCCCGGCAGGCACGGCTCCGGCCCCATCTTCGGCTCCTTTGAGAACTTCGAGGGCTACCGGGTCAGCCGGCTGCTGGAGGAACGAGCCGGCCAACTCGGCGACGATGAGCGGCTGATCCTCCTCGGCTACGGCAACTTCCGGGAGGACCATCGTGAGGTCCACGCCCTGATGGAGCGGCTCGGCATTGCCCACGCCTACCGGGACGGCCCGGGACGCAAGCACGACTGGCACAGCGGATGGGTCCCGGAGGCCGTCGCGTTGCTCCTGGAGGAGGCGCCGTCGGATTGACGTGCGTGATCAACGACCCGGATTTGCCCTCCTCCCTCATCAAACATGAACGACCATGATGGACGACATCCGGCGCCAGATCGTCTCCGGTCTCTTGCTCTGGTCGTTGCTCTCGCTTGGCACGGCCACCATCGGCCTCTATGCCCGACCGAAGGAGTTCTGGAGGTCCTTCTGGTTCATGTCCGGCATCTGGGGCCTGATCGACGGCGGCATCGGCTGGGTCGCCCTGCTCGGCGACCCGCAGACCCTCGCCGGCCTGATCCCCGTCCTCAAGATCAACACGGGGCTCGACGTGCTCTATGTCGTGATCGCCGGGGTGCTCCTGAGCCGCAGGAAGCCCATCCTGCGGGGATTCGGGCTGGCCGTCCTCGTGCAGGGGGCGTTCCTGCTGGCCTTCGACGGCTACTGGTGGTGGCGGTGTGCGACGGCGATGGGGTGAGCGGGGCGAGCCCCCAATCAGGCCATCGAGCAGCCCCGAGTCATCAACGGCGCCGTATGGAATCGGCTGCACCGCAGGACTCCATCGGCATTCATGGCCCGTCCACCCAGTCGTCCCAGAGGGTCTTGCCGGGATGAGGGTCGCCCTTGCGGGGCCGATCCAACCGCCGCAACGCCCGTCGCAACAGCGTCGGGAGCAGGCCCAGGCCGCCGATGACGAGGGTCGTCGAGAAGTAGATCACGGCCAGGCCGACGACGAACCCGGCGGCGACCTCGAACACCCCCGGGCCACCCTGGATCGGCGCGATCACCAGGGCGATGACGGCGGTGCAGCCGGTCAGGATCACCGGGAACCGGATCAGGTCGAGCACGCCGTAGGGGAGCGGCTCGACGGGTGGGCTCGGGGGCTGGGACTTCTTTATGCACTCCCCCCGATCAGTGGCCCACCCCTCGGCTCCGGCGGGTCGTCCGGGACGAGCACCTCCTCCGGAAAGCCCTGCCACCAGGCCGCCCAGCGGTCGGCGTCGTCGCCCCAGGGGAGGCCGGAGATCGCCTCCAGCGACCAGATCGCCTCCGGCTTGAGCACCTCGTCGCCGTCCCCGAGCAGGGCGATGAGGGCGGCAGCCCCGAAGACGTATCCCGCACGTCCCATGTCCCGGACCGCCAGGATGCGATCCATCACCTTCGCATCCCGGTCCGTGATCGTCGGGATCAGCCGCTCCAAAAGGGCGTCCCGGATGTCGGGCGGCGTCGGGCCATACTCCCCGATGCCCCGGCCCTCGACCCAGGCCCGCCAGCCGTCGAGCAGCGGGCCGAAGCCGTGCCCGAAGTGCCGCTCGAAGACCTGCTCCTGGTCGTCCTTCGGGCCCATGTCCTTCAGGAAGGCCCGGAACCGCGCCCGGCGATCCTCGGGCGCCGCCACGCCGCCCAGGTATTCGACCACCGACCAGGACTGGGCGTTGAACTGGGCGAATCGCACGTACGTCGGGTGGTCGTACCAGCCCTTGGCGAGCGTGACGACCTTCCTCGGCGACCGGTCGAATAGGTCGTCCGGCCCCAGTGCCGTGCCCCTGGCCAGGGCGACGACCATCTTGCGGCTGAGCCGGTCGAGTTCGCCCCGGTCGCCGCCGCCGGCAAGGAGGTTGCCGAGGCCCTGCTGGAGCCACGGCGGCGGGATGAAGCCCTTGAGTTCGTCGAGCAGGGCGAAGCCGAAGAGGGTGCGGGCCGTCCGCTCGGGCTCGGACAGGCGGCAGGGGGACGCCTCGGTGGTCCGGGTGATCGTGCGGATGGGGCGGTTGAGGTACAGGCCGTCGAGGTTCCAGAGGTTGGGGATCATGTTCTTGTGGTAGGCCACGAAGGCGCTGCGCCGCCCGAAGCAGAGGATGCGGATCGGCAGCCGCACCTCGACGGGCTCGCCGAGCAGGGACTCGAACCGCCGGCGGGCGACCTCCAACTGCTCGCCCAGCATGGGGAGCGGGGTGGGCGGGTCGGAGGACCAGGCGACGAGCGGGCCGGATCGGCTGACCTCGCCGGGCTTGCCGCAAGACCTGCGGGCCATGGCGAAGGCGTAGCCCTCGCACCCCAGGAGCCGGTTCCGCACCAGGGCGATGACCAGGGCGACGGCGATCGTGACGCCGAAGAAGACCACGACCGCCCCGAGGGCCACCAGCGGCAGGGCCACCCAGGAGTGATCGCCGAAGTGCGTTTCGACGGGCTCGGAGAGGAGGAAGCCCAGGACGACCATGAGCAGGAGCAGGACGCCGGGAATCGCCCGGAGGGCCCTGGCCTGCTCCCGGCGCACCTGTTGAGGAAAGAGCGACCTCGTGCGGCACTGGGGGCAGCGGGTGGACGTGGCCTTGCCCCTGCCGGGGACGAAGGGCCGCCCGCATTCCTCGCAGGGTCGAGCCCGACGCCGGCCCCGGACGGTTCGCCAGGCGAGGAACCAGGCGAGGAACGCCAGTTCGAAGAGGAGGATCGGGAGCAGGATGCCCTCGCCCTGCCCGGACCGGCCCAGCCAGCGGAGGAACCCGAGGGACAGGCCGCTGAGGATGACGATCAGGAGGATGTCGGCCAGGGTGAAGCGGGGTCTGCCTCGGGGCATGGTCGTGGACCCTTTGCTGTCCGGTCGGGGTGAGGTCGGGCGACAGTCCCTACGCCCCCCGATCCGCCGCCTCGACGGAGTAGGTCGGGTCGGCCTCGTCCCAGGACACGTCCCCCGACGGCCCGTAGATCGCCGGCACCTGCCGCCCGGCCAGCCGCAGCCAGGTCTGGACCTGCGTCCGGTGGTGGCAGGTGTGCAGGACCCGCCGCCAGAACGTCCAGATGCGCTGCCGCTCCAGGCCCCCGAAGAACGGCCGCTCCTCCAGCCACCACTCCTTCGATGCTTCCGCAAGCTGGGGCAATCGCCGTTTCGCCAGGGCGACGTACCGCTCCAGGTAGGCTTGGACCGGAGGATGATCACCTGGCGGCAGTAGCTCACTGGCCGGTGGCTCCTCGGTGCCGACGAACTGGGCGAAGAAGCGGCGTTCCGAGAGTATCTGGTGGACCAGGATGGCCCGGATCGTGTTGGTCCGCTCGTGCGGCCTGAAGTCCAGCAGGTCGTCGGGGACCGCCCGCCACATGCTCGCCGTCTTGTTGGTCTCGCTGGCGTAGGTGGCGACGAGGTGCTCGAAGATCGGGGCCGCTGCCCGGGGACCTCCTCGTCGGGGATGGCGACGTACTCGTAGTGCATGGCTCCTCCTGCCGTATCCCTGAGCGGCTTGCATGAGAGAGGTCAAGCCCGCCATCCGGGTCGAGTTTGGCGACCACGTAGATTTCTCGATTCGTCGGTTACACTATGGGGTACTGACACCTCCCGACTCCAGACGGAGAGACTCCCATGGCGACCGAGGGCAAGAGGCAGAGCAAGGCCGCTTTCCTCCGGGACCTGTTCCGGACCGAACCCAAGGTCACCCACGCCGAGGCCAACGAGGCGTGGCGCGAGGCGGGGAACGAGGGAGAGATCGGCGAAAGCTCGTTCTACAACGCCCGCACCGAGTTCAACAAGCAGGCCGCCGGAGGGGCCGGGGGCGGTACGGGCCCCGGCAGGCCCGGCGGGAGGAAGGTGCAAGGTCCCGCTCCGAGGAAGGCATCCGGCCCTGTGGCGACGACGAACGGGCAGGAGCCCACTCCGATCACCGAGGTCCGGAGCCAATCGGCACGAGGCGCCGAGAGCCGGGAGCGGGTCCTGGTCGAGGCCGAGGAGGGACATCGACGGGCTGCTCGACAAGTTGAAGGGTGTCGGCGGGCTGACGGAGGTCCTGGAGTCGCTGAGGCGGGCACGCCGGCTCCTGGCCCGGCAGCACGAGGCGTGAAGGGCCGGATCACCGAGCAGGCCACCATCAGGAACACGAGTCGTTCAACCCCCCGAGATGCGCCGACGGGCGATCTCCAGGTACCTCGCCTCCTTCTCGATCCCGACGGCCCTCGACGCTCCGTGGTCCAGGGCCGCCTGGAGCATGGTCCCCGATCCGCAGAACGGGTCGAGCAGCACCCCACCCTCGGGCAGGAGGTACCGGCACCACCAGGCCGCCACGTCGTCGGGGGTCGCCGCCGGATGCCCTCCGGTACTCCCCTGGGCCCCGACGGCGACCGGCAGCAGGTTGAACGGGGTCGTCCCGCCCCGCTCATCGGCGGCCCCGGCGATCCGCCCGTTGCGGTAGGTCCGGCCGATCGAACTGGTACGCATCGCCATGTCGGCCCGGTTGCGGGCCGAGGTCGTCTCCGAGGGCGTCCAGAGCACGTTGTCCTGGTTGCGGTAGCACTCCGGCGGTCCGAGCCAGACGCAGAACTTGACCGAACTTCGCATCAAGCTCTGCTTCCGGCTGGTACCGGCGAGCGGCATGGCATCGATGGCCCACCACTGTGTTAGATCAAATGCATGAAGCCCACATCCGCTCACCCCGAGTCGACGCACATCATCCGCCTCGGCAAGGACGAGATGAACCTTGCCGAGTTCCCGATCACCCTGCTTTCGGACCGCGTCCCCCGGGGCAAGCAGGTGATCGAGTATCAGGATCAGGTCTTCGACGAGAAGAGCGGACGGACGGTCACTCGGCGGCTGACCATCAGCGCCGATCAGGCGGACGGGCTGCCGCGGCAGGGCGAGCCGGCCGACCTGCTTGCGGTTGTTGCCGTCGATGATCTTCCGCCGGGGGCCGTCGGAATCGACCAGGATCGGGACGAGCACGCCGTTGAGGGCGACGTTCTGCCGCAGGGCGTCGTACTGGTCGGCCGGGAGCGGCGGGAGTTCGAGCACCGGCTCGTAGACCGGCTTCGTCGCCTTCAAGGTTACGCCGTTCAGGGTCGTCTTCCGGTTGCTGGGTGCGGTCGCCATCGTTGGGTTCCGGGCCTCGGAAGTGGGTCTGGCTGTTTGCTCAATGCCGGCTGATCTGACCGTCCGGCCCCTCAAGTCGATCCCATGGCCAGGGGTACGGCCCCGCCGCCGGCCTTCAAGACCTCGTGGACGCGCCTCCGGGCCGCCTTGACCAGATCGCCGTCAATCTCCGTCCCCACGAACCTTCTGCCCTCCCCGACCGTCGCCACCGCCGCCGGTACGGTCCCGGAGCAGACGAAGAGGTCGGCCACCAAGTCCCCCGGCTCGCTGAGGGTCTTGACGAACTGGACCGCCTCCTCGATCGGTTGCTGCCACGGGTGGTTCGCCTTCTCCCTCGCCCCCGACTCGATCAGGTCCCGCAGAATCCTGGGCGTCTTGGTACGACCGCCGGGCTTCTGAAAGAGCAAGACGGGCCTCCAGAGGGTCAGGATCGACCCTCCGGAACGGACCGCCCCCATGCTGTCCTCGTTGGTACAGGCGATCAGCCAGCGGTACGTCAGCCCGGCCCCGCAGAGCACGTCCAGGAACTCCTTGAGGTGGAAGTGCCCCGAGTACACGCAGGCGAACCCGCCCGGCTTCAGGATGCGGACGACCGCCTCGGCGAAGGGCTGCCGCAATCCCTCGTACTCTCCGAGCCAGGGCGGATCGGTGACGACCAGTTGGACGGACTCGGGGGCGACTCGGCCGCCCAGCTTGCGGAAGTCGAGGGCGTGAATCTTGAAGTCCGAGGGCAGCGTCGGGGCGGTCCGGCCCAGGAGTTCTTTGCGGTCCAACTCGAAACGCATCTTGTTCAACGTCCGGAGCGAGGCCCCTCCCTCCGGGGCGTCGTCGCCCAGTTCGGCGAGCAGCCGCCCGGCGATCCTGGCCACGTTGGGGCTCTCGACGCTCGTGGCCGGGTAGTGGTAGGTCTTGCCGTCCCGCCCGCTGGACGACCGGGCCACCTTGGGGATTTCCCCACCCTGGAGCAGCCGGCCCCGGACCTTGCCCACCGTCTTGTGGTCGCAGCCGACGGTCCCGGCGACCGACCGGTCGGTCCGGCTCGGGTCCTCCCTCAGCAGCCGGGCGGCCAGTTCCCGGCGCTGGGCGACCGTCAGGTGGCGGCGTTCCAGATTGGCCCGGATCGCCAACTCGACGCGCACGGCCTCGTCGAGGTTACCGAGGACCCGCAGCGGGTACTTCGTCAGGCCGAGTTCCTGGATCGCCCTCCACCTCTCGTGGCCGTCGATCAGGACGTGATCGGCGGTGATCAGGAGGGGCTGGAGGACTCCCCGATCCCGGATCGAATCTCGAAGCTGGGCGTAATCCTGGGGCGGTAGCGGCGGCAGGACGGGGGCCTCGGTCAGTCGCATGGGGCGGCTCCTGGTGCGGAGTCCAACCCCAAGATAGGACGTGGGGGCGGGTCGTACCAGGGGATGCCGATGCCGGGGCCTACGAAGACGGTCGTGGGCTCCGGAGGAGGGCCTTGATCTCGGGGCCGGTCAGCTTGCGTTTGTCGAGCAACTCGTCAGCCAGCCCCAGCAGCCGGTCCCAGTAGACTCGCAGGATCAGAAAGGTCTTGGCGGCGAGCCTCTGGATGTGGGCCTCGGCATCCTCTCCGGCATCGGCCGCCAGGGCGGCGGCGTGGACGATCGCATCGAGGTCGGAGTCGGTCGGCTCGTGCCGCAGGGGCGTATCCCGGTAGAGCCGGACGGCGAGGTCGCCGGCCAGGGCGATCATCGCTTGTCGATCAGCCAGGAGGCGGTCTCTCCTTCTCTCCGAGGCCGAGTTGGGCTGCCCGGGGAAGTACGCCCGGCCCAGGGGAACAAACCGGCGTGGTCTCTCCGGGACGCTGCGGAATTCCTCGTCGGAGATCATCACCAAGGTCGGGATCGGACACCCCGTTGCCCAGGCTACGGTCGCGTGGGCGGCTTCGTGTAGGGCGATGATCCGCAGCGAAAGACCCTGTTGCCTGCCCCTGTAGGCGGTACTACGGCGTTCGCCTGCTTGTGCTCGGTTCCCCATGCCCTATCTATGACCGCCGGACGAAGAACCAGCCCACGGCGTCCCAGGTAGCCCAGGAGCCGGTCGAGGTCCCACCGCTGGACCATCCGGAACGGGGGCGGTGTCAACTCCTCGAAGGGCAGCGGCAGCGTCCGATAGCCGGCCTCGACCAGCAGCCGCTCCGGCGGCCAGTAGGCCCCGACGACCTCGGCGTAGTAGCACCCGACGACGGCATCGACCCCCGGGTCGATCGCGTGCAACTGGTAGCACCAGCACGCCAGGACCGCCCCGGGGCGGCAGGCCCGCCGGACCTCGGCGTAGAAGCGGTCGAGGTCCAGCCAGTGGAGGGCCTGGGCGACGGTCACCAGATCGACCGTGCCGTCGGGGATCGGGGTCCGCTCGGCGGGGGCGACGAGGTAAGCGATCCGCTCGTGGGGCCGGGCCTGGGCGACCTGGGCGGCGCTGGCGTCGGTGGCGACGACGGTGCGGAAGTGGGGCACCAGGCCGTGGGCCGCCTGCCCGTTGCCGGTGGCACAGTCCCAGGCCAGGCCATGACCGGGGGCCAGGGACCCCAGGTAGTCGTACAGGGCCTCCGGGTAGGTCGGGCGGTGGGCCTGGTAGCGGTCGGAGTGGCCGGAGAAGTGGTCCTTGAAGGTCATGGGTCCCGTATCCTCGTCGCCCATTCGGCTCCCCCTCGGGACGGTTTACAACCCCCGGCGTCCGGGGCATGATCGCAGGATCGCTCGGGCTTCGACCGGCCCGAGGGCCACGAGAGCGAGGCTTCCCCGGTGGCGATCCCCGACTTCCAGGCCGTCATGCTCACCCTGGTCGAGGCCCTCGCCGATGGCCGGGAGTGGAGGATGCGCGACCTGACCGACCGGCTCGCCGACCGCTTCGGGCTGACCGAGCCCGAGCGTCAGGAACTCCTGCCCAGCGGCCAGCAGGCCATCTTCGCCAACCGGGTCGCCTGGGCCAAGTCGCACCTGAAGTATGCCGGCCTGCTGGAGAACCCGACCCGGGGACGGGTCCGCATCTCCGACCTCGGGCGTACGGTGCTCGCCGAGGAGCCCGGGGCGATCAACGTCAAGTTCCTGAAGCGGTTCCCCGCCTACTGCGAGTTCATCGGCAAGGCCGAGCCCCCGGGCGGGGCCGAGTCGGCGGCGGGGTCTGCGACCGTCGTCGAGGAGGAGGAGCGGACACCGCTAGAACTGATCGACGCCGCCTACAAGTCGCTGCGGCAGGCGACGTTGGAAGAATTGCTCGCCCGGCTCCGGCAGTGCTCCCCGGCGTTCTTCGAGTCCGTGGTCGTCCGGCTGCTGATGGCCATGGGCTACGGCGGCGTGGCCGGGCACGGCACGGTCGCCGGCAGGTCGGGCGACGGCGGCATCGACGGGGTGATCCGCCAGGACAAGCTGGGCCTGGACGTGGTGTGCATCCAGGCCAAGCGCTGGGACGGCCCGGTGGGACGCCCGATCGTCCAGGGCTTCGTCGGCAGTGGACTACATCCGGGCCCGGAAGGGGGTCATCATGACTACCTCGGCCTTCACCAGGGACGCCGTGGACTTCGTGGACCGCATCGAGGGCAAGAAGGTGGTGCTGATCGACGGCGACTGGCTGGCGGAACTGATGATCGAGCACGGGCTCAGCGTGGTGACGACCAAGACCTATGAGTTGAGGGAGGTCTCCAACGACTTCTTCGACGAGAGCGAGGCGTAGGTCGGCATCCCCAGGTTGCCCCGCCCCGCCCCGCCCGGATTGTTATCCTGGGCCTAATCCCACGCAACCAATCACCAGCGGCGCCGGCTGGAGGGCGACGATGGCCACAGGGCTGGCACCACCCCCGGAGCAGGGCCAACTCGTCAGCGCCCGCTCCCGCAACTGGATCGTCAACGAGGTCGCCCCGAGCACCCTGCCGACCGACCGCCTCGACGTGCTCGGGCGGCCCCAGACGCTCGTGTCGCTGGCCTCCGTCGAGGACGACGGCCTGGGCGAGGAACTCCGGGTCGTCTGGGAGTTGGAGCCGGGCACCCGGGTCAACGAGGAGGTCGCGCTCCCCGAGCCGACCGGCTTCGCCCCGCCCGACCGCCTCAACGCCTTCCTCGATGCGGTCCGCTGGGGCGCCTCCTCCTCGGCCGACATCCGCACCATCCAGGCGCCGTTCCGCAGTGGCATCGACATCGAGGACTACCAGCTTGACCCGGTGGCCCGGGCCAACCGCATGCCCCGGGTCAACCTGCTGGTGGCCGACGACGTGGGCCTGGGCAAGACCATCGAGGCCGGGATGGTCGCCCTGGAACTGATCCTCCGGCACCGGGCCCGCAAGGTCCTGATCGTCTGCCCCTCCTCGCTCCAGATTCAGTGGCAGGAGCAGATGCGGGACAAGTTCGGCCTGGACTTCCGCATCGTCGGCAGCCCGCTGATGCGGGAGTTGCGGCGGGAGCGGGGCATCCATGCCAACCCGTGGAACCACTTCCCCCGGCTGATCACCTCGATCGACTTCCTCAAGCGGGAGCGCCCGCTGCGGATGTTCCGGGAGATACTGCCCGGCCCCGACGACCCGCTCTACCACCGCAAGTTCGACCTGCTGATCGTGGACGAGGCC carries:
- a CDS encoding serine hydrolase domain-containing protein, translating into MRAICLFLASILITCGASQASAEADDFSGLTEALGKVVEEAPLPGACLLVVEDGEPIYERCFGEYTPETVVPVASASKWLSAASIMTLVDEGRLSLDDPVSEHLPKFTGTKGEITIRQLLSHTSGLPAQHPALGDYRITMEEAVDRIAEADLVAEPGAEFRYGGVSMQVAGRVAEVVSGQPWREFFRERIAVPCEMPDTQYGRRGLSRNPQIAGGASSTLADYRNFLTMILDRGEFRGRRVLSEEAIRQMEVDQTRGAESKAATPVRLRAGTKYGLGQWLDRMDEQGQGVEVSSPGAFGFRPWIDREHGLLGVLVVEDRGRRARRAEGGVGNVQEAVRRIVEEADGE
- a CDS encoding ribosomal protein L7/L12, coding for MPRCDFCDHDNPPGAHSCGNCGATLDWSSEVQATGPPEDLKRQVRDLLDQGSKIEAIKVYRERTGAGLKEAKDAVEAFERGDPGLMPGGIEGPLEGELLDLLRNGRKIEAIKRYREATGVGLKEAKDAVEALAGRHGLAATSQGPGCLSLIVLALMVLAGSGSLAQDQVADISEAERDDRGVLTHTVRSGFQAEPTRIRVVLPEGREPGERFPVVYVLPVEAQEEHRYGDGLEEVLDHGLHEEHRAIFVAPTFSHLPWYADHPTDPGIRQERHLLEVVIPFVEATYPARAEPGGRLLLGFSKSGWGAYSLLLRHPEVFGRAAAWDAPLMMAEPGRHGSGPIFGSFENFEGYRVSRLLEERAGQLGDDERLILLGYGNFREDHREVHALMERLGIAHAYRDGPGRKHDWHSGWVPEAVALLLEEAPSD
- a CDS encoding DUF6992 family protein, whose amino-acid sequence is MMDDIRRQIVSGLLLWSLLSLGTATIGLYARPKEFWRSFWFMSGIWGLIDGGIGWVALLGDPQTLAGLIPVLKINTGLDVLYVVIAGVLLSRRKPILRGFGLAVLVQGAFLLAFDGYWWWRCATAMG
- a CDS encoding DinB family protein — its product is MQAAQGYGRRSHALRVRRHPRRGGPRAAAPIFEHLVATYASETNKTASMWRAVPDDLLDFRPHERTNTIRAILVHQILSERRFFAQFVGTEEPPASELLPPGDHPPVQAYLERYVALAKRRLPQLAEASKEWWLEERPFFGGLERQRIWTFWRRVLHTCHHRTQVQTWLRLAGRQVPAIYGPSGDVSWDEADPTYSVEAADRGA
- a CDS encoding DNA methyltransferase; this translates as MATAPSNRKTTLNGVTLKATKPVYEPVLELPPLPADQYDALRQNVALNGVLVPILVDSDGPRRKIIDGNNRKQVGRLALPRQPVRLIGADGQPPSDRPSALLVEDLILILDHLLAPGDAVRKQGDRELGKVHLVLAEADDVRRLGVSGCGLHAFDLTQWWAIDAMPLAGTSRKQSLMRSSVKFCVWLGPPECYRNQDNVLWTPSETTSARNRADMAMRTSSIGRTYRNGRIAGAADERGGTTPFNLLPVAVGAQGSTGGHPAATPDDVAAWWCRYLLPEGGVLLDPFCGSGTMLQAALDHGASRAVGIEKEARYLEIARRRISGG
- a CDS encoding ParB/RepB/Spo0J family partition protein; this translates as MRLTEAPVLPPLPPQDYAQLRDSIRDRGVLQPLLITADHVLIDGHERWRAIQELGLTKYPLRVLGNLDEAVRVELAIRANLERRHLTVAQRRELAARLLREDPSRTDRSVAGTVGCDHKTVGKVRGRLLQGGEIPKVARSSSGRDGKTYHYPATSVESPNVARIAGRLLAELGDDAPEGGASLRTLNKMRFELDRKELLGRTAPTLPSDFKIHALDFRKLGGRVAPESVQLVVTDPPWLGEYEGLRQPFAEAVVRILKPGGFACVYSGHFHLKEFLDVLCGAGLTYRWLIACTNEDSMGAVRSGGSILTLWRPVLLFQKPGGRTKTPRILRDLIESGAREKANHPWQQPIEEAVQFVKTLSEPGDLVADLFVCSGTVPAAVATVGEGRRFVGTEIDGDLVKAARRRVHEVLKAGGGAVPLAMGST
- a CDS encoding class I SAM-dependent methyltransferase, yielding MTFKDHFSGHSDRYQAHRPTYPEALYDYLGSLAPGHGLAWDCATGNGQAAHGLVPHFRTVVATDASAAQVAQARPHERIAYLVAPAERTPIPDGTVDLVTVAQALHWLDLDRFYAEVRRACRPGAVLACWCYQLHAIDPGVDAVVGCYYAEVVGAYWPPERLLVEAGYRTLPLPFEELTPPPFRMVQRWDLDRLLGYLGRRGLVLRPAVIDRAWGTEHKQANAVVPPTGAGNRVFRCGSSPYTKPPTRP